A genomic window from Anthocerotibacter panamensis C109 includes:
- a CDS encoding transporter encodes MDKHQYTLSNRPPKELLRPLSPDRPDVTESAYTVDTGYFQLELDILALNQDATVESLQVAPLLFKLGLSNNVDLQLGFSPYSLTRTRSERGEVVEEQAVTPDLTLRLKVNLWGNDDGPTAFALLPFITVPTQNTGSVEGGLILPFAAELTEGWSLGSSTTVAFFANAADSGYHTEFVNTLVLSHELTAELGGFVEFVSVLSTEQGSSWVASGNAGLTYALTPDLLVDIGIRLGLTSAAEDQNVFLGMTLRF; translated from the coding sequence ATGGACAAACATCAGTACACGCTGTCCAACCGACCGCCCAAGGAGTTGCTGCGGCCTTTGAGCCCTGACCGTCCTGACGTGACCGAGAGTGCCTATACGGTCGATACGGGCTATTTCCAGCTTGAACTGGATATTTTGGCCTTGAACCAAGATGCCACGGTAGAGAGCTTGCAGGTCGCCCCCCTGCTCTTTAAGTTGGGACTCTCTAATAACGTTGATTTGCAGCTTGGGTTCTCCCCCTACAGTCTGACCCGCACCCGCTCAGAGCGCGGTGAAGTCGTGGAGGAGCAAGCCGTCACGCCTGACCTGACGCTGCGGCTGAAGGTCAATCTCTGGGGGAATGACGACGGTCCAACCGCTTTTGCGCTCTTGCCCTTCATCACGGTCCCTACTCAAAACACCGGCAGCGTTGAAGGGGGGCTTATTCTCCCTTTTGCCGCTGAGTTGACCGAAGGCTGGAGTCTGGGTTCTTCCACAACCGTGGCTTTTTTTGCCAACGCAGCGGATAGTGGATACCACACTGAGTTCGTGAATACCCTGGTGTTGAGCCATGAGCTTACGGCTGAACTTGGGGGGTTTGTAGAATTCGTCAGCGTGTTGAGCACAGAGCAGGGTTCTTCCTGGGTCGCGTCAGGCAATGCAGGTTTGACCTACGCTTTGACCCCGGACTTGTTAGTGGATATAGGCATTCGTCTGGGGCTCACATCAGCAGCGGAAGATCAGAACGTTTTTTTGGGGATGACCCTACGTTTTTGA
- a CDS encoding RNA polymerase sigma factor SigF produces the protein MYAQGEKIESLELLQRYREKPTVHLRNELVRRNVGLVRKVAHQVSRRCSEPYEDLVQVGCLGLIRAVERFDVGRGHSFSSFAVPYIRGEMQHYLRDRSSSVRIPRRLQELARRGRRVGHEAAQDMGHAPCEKELANILEISSEELRQVKLARSNRIPLSLDAPVNVQEDATFCLGDLLPDHSYQSFCLAEEDRMRLQQALTHLEESTRQIIDFVFFQDLTQTETARRLGLSPMTVSRRITKGLRELWGVLNTAL, from the coding sequence ATGTATGCCCAGGGAGAGAAAATTGAGAGCCTGGAACTGCTTCAGCGCTACCGCGAAAAGCCTACTGTCCATCTGCGCAACGAGCTGGTCCGTCGCAATGTCGGGTTAGTTCGTAAAGTGGCCCATCAAGTCTCTCGCCGCTGTAGTGAGCCCTACGAGGACTTGGTTCAGGTGGGTTGCCTCGGTCTCATCCGTGCAGTGGAGCGCTTTGACGTGGGGCGGGGCCATTCCTTTAGCTCCTTTGCTGTCCCGTACATCCGTGGAGAAATGCAGCATTATCTCCGGGACCGCAGTTCTTCTGTCCGCATCCCTCGTCGTCTCCAGGAGTTGGCCCGCAGAGGCCGCCGGGTCGGCCATGAAGCGGCTCAAGATATGGGTCATGCTCCTTGTGAAAAAGAATTAGCCAATATACTTGAGATTTCCTCCGAGGAGTTGCGTCAGGTCAAGCTGGCGCGCTCTAACCGCATCCCCCTGAGCCTGGATGCCCCCGTCAATGTCCAAGAGGATGCGACCTTCTGCCTGGGGGACCTCTTGCCCGATCATTCTTACCAGAGCTTTTGTCTGGCGGAGGAAGACCGTATGCGCCTCCAGCAAGCCCTCACCCATCTGGAGGAGTCTACCCGCCAGATTATCGATTTCGTCTTTTTTCAGGACTTGACCCAGACGGAGACCGCCCGTCGCCTCGGCCTCTCCCCGATGACTGTCTCGCGACGCATCACCAAGGGTCTGCGCGAACTGTGGGGCGTCCTCAACACGGCGCTTTAA
- a CDS encoding GspE/PulE family protein, with protein sequence MNSNNLPAPVPPSSSNNQNASGTGSLPATPTSRRALVTRSAITPFREKLVRVGVVTDEDYQRALEERRNTQDRNSRSLIEILEEISGHNLPPELVREFKVQQLVELQLLYGIESFDFQQQKGLFETDQVRQLITDLMMPLELCTRYRLMPVQQVESTVIIAMVDPENLEALDDLNRRLKNKGFTLQRIAITPEDYQVLLARCLDSQANDLPPEATPEQAEEVREYIEGLGDFLEIEDETTQDLAEVARLAEDAPIIKLSNSILLRAIEQKVSDIHIEPQDEDLRIRFRKDGVLREAPAGMGHLPKKIIPALLSRFKIMSDLNIAERRVPQDGRIRRVYQNRTIDFRVSTLPSRYGEKMVLRLLDNTSTKLGLDQLITDPSTLAVVRDMVSKPYGLILVTGPTGSGKTTTLYSALAERNDPGVNITTAEDPIEYTMAGISQVQVIRDKGMDFARILRAFLRQDPDIMLVGETRDLETAKVSVEAALTGHLVLTTLHTNDAPGAIARLSEMGVEPFLVSSSLLGIVAQRLMRKVCSECSTPYNPDPERLRQFGLVSAREKDVIFYRAATYTPQQVEQRRQNNEHICSSCNGVGYRGRVGVYEVLSITNKLRDLITREASTELLREAAVEEGMNTLLMYSLNLVRQGITTLEEVERVTLSDSGLEVGKRRVLVCRTCEAELLPEWIDCPYCTTPRIQT encoded by the coding sequence ATGAACAGCAATAACTTACCCGCTCCCGTACCACCATCTTCTTCTAATAACCAGAACGCTAGCGGCACGGGTAGCTTGCCTGCCACTCCTACTTCACGCCGTGCCCTAGTTACCCGTAGCGCCATCACGCCCTTTCGGGAGAAACTGGTCCGCGTAGGGGTTGTTACGGATGAAGATTATCAACGGGCTCTAGAAGAGCGTAGAAACACGCAGGACCGCAATAGCCGCTCCCTCATTGAGATCCTAGAGGAGATTAGCGGTCACAACCTCCCTCCAGAGTTGGTGCGGGAGTTTAAAGTACAGCAGTTGGTGGAGCTACAGTTGCTCTACGGCATTGAGTCCTTTGATTTTCAGCAACAAAAAGGTCTCTTCGAGACCGATCAGGTGCGTCAGCTCATCACCGACCTGATGATGCCCCTGGAGTTGTGCACACGCTACCGTCTCATGCCTGTGCAACAGGTGGAATCCACGGTGATCATCGCCATGGTGGACCCGGAGAACCTCGAAGCCCTTGACGACCTCAACCGCCGCCTCAAGAACAAAGGCTTCACCCTCCAACGTATCGCCATTACCCCTGAAGACTACCAAGTGCTCCTCGCCCGTTGCCTGGATTCCCAAGCCAACGACCTACCCCCTGAAGCCACCCCTGAGCAGGCGGAAGAAGTCCGTGAATATATCGAGGGGCTGGGCGACTTTTTGGAGATTGAAGACGAGACCACTCAAGATTTGGCGGAAGTTGCCCGTCTGGCGGAAGATGCCCCGATTATCAAGCTCTCCAATTCAATTTTGCTGAGAGCCATCGAGCAGAAAGTCTCCGATATCCACATTGAACCCCAGGATGAGGACCTGCGTATTCGTTTTCGCAAGGACGGGGTTTTGCGCGAAGCCCCCGCCGGGATGGGACATCTGCCCAAAAAAATCATCCCCGCCCTACTCTCGCGCTTCAAAATTATGTCGGACCTCAACATTGCCGAGCGCCGGGTGCCTCAGGATGGCAGGATTCGCCGCGTCTATCAGAACCGGACTATCGACTTTCGGGTGAGCACGCTGCCCTCGCGCTACGGCGAGAAGATGGTCCTGCGGCTTTTGGACAACACTTCCACCAAACTAGGGCTCGACCAGCTCATCACCGACCCTTCGACTCTGGCGGTGGTCCGCGATATGGTCTCCAAACCCTACGGGCTGATCCTGGTCACCGGACCCACCGGCTCCGGGAAGACCACAACCCTCTATTCGGCTTTAGCAGAGCGCAATGACCCTGGGGTCAACATCACCACCGCCGAGGACCCGATTGAATACACGATGGCGGGGATCTCGCAGGTGCAGGTTATCCGCGACAAGGGAATGGATTTTGCCCGCATCCTGAGAGCTTTTTTGCGTCAAGACCCGGACATTATGCTTGTCGGAGAGACGCGGGATTTGGAGACGGCCAAAGTTTCGGTCGAAGCTGCCCTCACCGGTCACCTCGTGCTCACCACGCTCCACACCAATGATGCCCCTGGAGCCATTGCCCGTCTATCCGAGATGGGCGTGGAGCCCTTCTTGGTCTCTAGTTCCCTGTTGGGGATCGTAGCGCAGCGGCTGATGCGCAAGGTCTGCTCAGAATGTTCGACCCCCTACAACCCCGATCCTGAGCGCTTGCGCCAGTTTGGTCTGGTCTCTGCCCGCGAAAAAGATGTTATTTTTTACCGGGCGGCCACCTATACCCCCCAACAAGTCGAGCAGCGCCGTCAAAACAACGAGCACATCTGTTCGTCGTGCAATGGGGTGGGCTATAGAGGGCGCGTCGGGGTCTACGAGGTTCTGAGCATCACCAACAAGCTGCGCGATCTCATCACCCGCGAAGCGAGCACGGAACTGTTGCGGGAGGCTGCCGTCGAAGAGGGGATGAATACGCTTTTGATGTATTCGCTCAATCTGGTACGCCAGGGGATCACGACCTTGGAGGAAGTGGAGCGGGTCACCCTCTCTGACTCCGGGCTGGAAGTGGGTAAGCGCCGGGTCCTCGTCTGCCGGACTTGCGAAGCTGAATTACTCCCTGAATGGATCGATTGTCCCTATTGCACAACCCCCCGGATTCAGACCTGA